The Electrophorus electricus isolate fEleEle1 chromosome 4, fEleEle1.pri, whole genome shotgun sequence region CTGCTCCAGCTACTGCTGGGCGTCGCCGTGGCGACTGTGGCCTTCCTCATGGCCGCCATCAGTCCGTCGCTACTGGCCAGGGAGACGCCGCACTGGGCTGGTATCCTCGTAAGCACCGGCTAAACGCTTCCCCTCGCTTGCCGTCCCGTTCCTCCGCTCCCGGCATGCCTTCTGACCGCCTAGGCCACGCATGGGGCCTGCATGCTTTTATGACTCCGCCATTCTGTCCGCACCCTGCCCAGGAGCCGAAACACAGCTCCATACAACACTGCACTGTCTGCATGAATTGCACGGATAAGCACTGATACAGATTACTGGAATAGTTAGTCAAGTATTACTGTTATACTGAGTTACTGAGTTATAGCCAGGATTCAGGAGACTATTAATGGTTTGATTGGAAACATTAGCTTGgatgttttgttcatttgagCTCTTTCAGTTCATCTGCCATCCTTGTCTAAGATGTTATATCTCAGTGAAGAGtgacatttatacatttaacatttaaatagcaTTTACTAAGGCCAGAATTACAGAGTATCTGTGTACAGGAAATGTCTCCTTAATGTGCTACCCAGACACTGCTTTAGTAATTTGTGTTGAGCCCAAGTCACATGAGTTCAGGCAAAATGATTTAGTGTCACACAGAAAAAGATCCAGACAGAATGGGATGATCTGGGTTTAAATTCAAGAACAGTTtgtaaatacaaagaaaaacgAAAGAAGCAGCTGTAAGCAAAACTGTCTGTGAAACCAGAATTTACTACGCAGCTGTAAGTTAATAAACCAACATAGGAATATTAATACCATGTTTTATTCACATAGCATTTTACAAACAGTGTTTATAACGTGctttacaaaatataataaatataataaaataatatactaAAGAGAAGAGTCCGGTTGTGTACATGTCCGTCACGCACTCCAGCAAAACTCACGTAACCAAGACTGGATTCTTCTGTTTCACACGTGCAGTATATGACCTCTCTTAGGCAGCAAGGGTCCCTACAGCAAGCCATTTCAAAGCACAGTACCCGTTAGATCACGAGCGTAGGGGGCCGGGGTACGTATGCAAGCCTTTTTACTTGCTGGTGTAGACTGCACGGTTCTGGTAATTACCCAAAGCTATTGGTGAGTTCTTAATTTATTTCGTAATAGCGGATCTGTCAAAGCCAGTTTCTCTCATCAGACTGCCATTTTAACTGAGCCtttattgttttgtcatgtGAGAAGGGTAAAATGTCAGCTACACTAAACTGTTTTTATGACGGTgcaagttctctctctctcacacacagacagacacacacacacagacagacgcacacaagAACACATCAGAGTCGATCCTGACACTGTGATATCCCGAGTTCAGGCCTCACGAGACCAGTGCTGCTACAGAAAAACACTGAGGTCACCAAGATCCCCCCAGCACCTGGgaaaaacaatcaaattagatacTGCACGTTAGTCACAAGGCTCCAATCCGACTGAAACAGGGAGTGTTATCtcagaaaaggggaaaaaccTATTCAGTTTGGCAAAGGCTGTGATTATGCTATCAGATGACAAGGCAGTGCTGAGTTGCACAACACTGATTACAGCCTGGTAGAaccagagaaaaggagagagttTAAGAGGTCTGGAAATAAGATTAGGCCAATCTCTTAGGATGGCATGTGTTTATAACTTGGGATACAATGGTCACATTTTTTCGACATCTGATTCTGAGGTGCACATGATTGTGAAGTTTGTGCAGACAGACTGAAGTCAAAGATCTGGGCTGGTTTTGCATGTGGGGTGCTCGGTGCCAGGATGTGTAGTGGAGCATTTCTCTGTGCTGCATTGCAGCTGTGCGTGGTGTCGATATTGGGTTTCGTCCTCTACGGGATCACCTACCTGCCGGATGAGAGCACCACCATGCAGTTCATCgtaaaggtgagagagagagagagagaggtgtggagcTGAAAACATGACTGCACAACTATCAGCTGTACATTCACTCCTCTAAACATTAGATTCATGAATATGGCCTGAGAATATTGTGTGCAGTAACAGCACCTCAGAGATCACTGCTAACCCAAGAACAAAGCCCAAATCAGGTCATTTTAAAGGGGATTCAAGTATTTTACAGGGCCACCTTATCTTTAACAAAGCTCGACATGGTCAAGTCATTGTAGTTTTATGGAGATAAACAGTACTACTGTTACATAGTATTAGAGTTCACACCTGTGTGGAAGGTTCTGTCTATAGTGCTGGAGGCGCCACGGACTCGGTCCTGACCCGGTCCTGTCTGCTACGCATTCCTTTCAGGTGCTGTACTTCCTCCTGTGTTCCGTGGGCCTGATCGTCTCCATCCTGGTCATTGCCTTTCAAGGTCACCACTACTCCCTAACCATCGGCTTCACGTGCCGAGAGACGAGCCAAGACTGCGTGTGCACGCTGGAGCCGGAGGATCCCGTCGGCCGCACGTTCACGTACGCCGGTGTGACCGACTGCACGGCCGTCACCAGCACCCTGATGTTCTTCTACCTTCTGCAGATGGTTCTGAACCTGGTGCAGGCCCTCGTCTGTTTGCTGGGGGCCTTCCTCATGTGGAAGCACCGGTACCAGGTCTTCTTCGCTGGCCTGCAAATGGGTTCACCCTCCACCCAGCACTGGCAGAAGGTGTAGGGGTGGGAATTGGGCAGGGGGCGCTATGGGGCAGGGCCAGCgctcactgaaaaaaaagaagggattGGAAGAACTTTGTCTGCTGGGTAAGAATGCCGCGGAGCGCGTGTAGGTGTGCCGTGCATAGAGGGAAAGATGGATATTCAGCACAGCCCCCACCCTCCTGGAACAACATGCATTTTTGTGCGAGGGTATTCGTCATAACAGTACTGTAACAGTGTGTGCAGGAACATTGCTGCAAGTGTTATCTTGCCATTGTATTAGCATATAATACTGTTGTAGCAAATGATATTGTCCCATTGAAGAGCTTTTCTATTTTTCTACATTGGCTATTGGATAGTtccattaatgtaaatgtatactgGCCTCCACCAGTGCCGGTCCCAAGGAATACGTCCAGTACAGGAGTTGTCAGCTGGAGAGCTTTCGGTTTCATCTATTGTGGTAAACTGTTCGTATTAAAATGTATCAGACTGACAGCCTTTGCAGTTGCCAAGGTTCCAGGTCACTGGTTCTTTATTAGCAAAAAGCATTTGTACTTCTTTTatacttaaatattttaagcattttaaccAGTCGGTTTTTCTTAAGCTTTATTGAACAATACTGAAGTTTTTCCACATTGTGTAATCTAGGCGAGCAGGAAAATGctgcttgttttttaaaactagttgtcggttttttgtttttttttattgttgtgtaatTCGGGTTTTGGTGAATATAATATTCTTTCACTGATCCTCATCAGTctggtgtgtatatatctgtgttaCTTatgaaatgttcacattttgATCCTGTTTTTTGTGTGCTGAATTAGGTCTTAGA contains the following coding sequences:
- the sspn gene encoding sarcospan, with product MRSDKSRAGGGEDAGPVERARCGPDGHRCCGCPFPLLIALLQLLLGVAVATVAFLMAAISPSLLARETPHWAGILLCVVSILGFVLYGITYLPDESTTMQFIVKVLYFLLCSVGLIVSILVIAFQGHHYSLTIGFTCRETSQDCVCTLEPEDPVGRTFTYAGVTDCTAVTSTLMFFYLLQMVLNLVQALVCLLGAFLMWKHRYQVFFAGLQMGSPSTQHWQKV